taaaaggcaaagacaggaagatcccAGCTGGTCgatatttggattggagttactcaaaaggctgagtgaagctgagaggtttaactggcgtttctagtatgtcacaggcttttattctgaaattgtgctgtgcttttattttgaaagggaaagacaggaagatctcacctcgtcaacatttggattggagttactcaaaagctggggtgtcaaactcagttcctggaggccCACTatactctatgttttagatgtttccttcttacaacacacctgattcaaataatcacctAATCATTAATCCCAGCAGAAACCTGAtcacgagcctgatcatttgaatcaggtgtgttggaactgagtttgacacccctgctctaaaggctgtgtgaagctgagaggttgaactgattttcaggctgagaTGCAGCTCTTGTgcaggtattgggtgtgaaggtgggtgtggcactccaatgagtctgtgtgtgtgcgtgcgaacatgcctgcgcgtgtgtaagggcggttgctatgggcccccatagcaacggtgcctgccacagacagcagaaaagtgcttctcagcagcagcgcgcaacgtctcgttctggcgctaattgtgggctaaccgtgaatgctcgctgaaaaccgaaatgaccgtgagcgagaggaaggccgtggctttccataaatgtaattattttccaaatattgtgagaaatgaccgagttacagcgatttaaaaaacactgtccctccatgaggcagatgattcagtttacattggttcttatggagagaacggtgcgactttggtctaaactgctgcctgccatttcacttcagaaagaggtaggtcttcaaacttggattcatttgaatcccaggaaaattgtttacgacctgaccaaatttcattcccctaacttttatggtttggtcgtgagggcgatgcgattgGGAAATTTTAAggcggatttctctcctctcctccactctaccaactgacatgccgcactctaaccagagcagattttgagaattttcacttttttgaggactcactgatcaaaaactgtaaatctcagcctgacataaaatacattcctgcggagacaagaaaaatcactgcgttttgatggttaaatgaagtttctaggtgaacgtatggcgaaggagtggcgttttgaaaatagtggattttttgagccgatttttttcgctccccattcattttctatgggacttttttcgcagttttttgcgaataattcttcgaaaaaatgacgaatgtcttagaaaagtcatagcacactattcccgatgaagccgcacgttttgatatataatttgttttggttttctcaaagccctaggacgagttagcgaccgaaaatcggcggaaacgtgaagaaaaaatgatattggggtagtaatggaaatactagacaattcccgctcgcggaaatcgtgggaggggctcgggatgtgtgcatgtccggagctgggcaggagagggatattttttggtccgtcacaggctcttattttgaaattgtcctgtgcttttattttgaaaggcagagacaggaagatgtcacctggtcaaaatttggattgaagttactgtaaaggcggtgtgaagctgagatgtttaactggcatttccagtctgtcgcaggcttttattttgaaattgtgctgtgcttttattttgaaaggcaaagacaggaagatctcacctggtcaaaatttggattggagtaaaggctgtgtgaagctgagaggtttaactggagttttcagtccgtcgcaggcttttattttgaaattgtgctgtccttttattttgaaaggcaaggacaggaagatctcagctGGTAAAAATTTGgtttggagttactgtaaagcaggggtgtcaaactctttttctggaggtccactatcctctgagTTCTCGATGTTTCCtgcttacaacacacctgattcaaattatacactatcattaagctcagcaaaagcctgataacgaccctgatcatttgaatcaggtgtgttgaaagtgagtttgacacccctgctctaaaggctgtgtgaagctgagaggttgaactgattttcaggctgaaatgcagctcctgtggagggattgggtgtgaaggtgggtgtggcagtccaatgagtctgtgtgtgtgcgtgcgaccatgcctgcgcgtgtgtaagggcggttgctatgggcccccatagcaacggtgcctgccacagacagcaaaaaactgcttctcagcagcagcgcgcaacgtctcgttctggcgctaattgtgggctaaccgtgaatgctagctgaaaaccgaaatgaccgtgagcgagaggagggctgtggctttccatgaatgtaattattttccaaatattgtgagaaatgaccgagttacagcgatttaaaaaacactgtccctccatgagccagatgattcagtttacattggttctaatggggagaacggtgcaactttggtctaaactgctgcctgccatttcacttcagaaagagataggtcttcaaacttcgattcatttgaatcccaggaaaattgtctacaatctgaccaaatttcattcccctaacgtttatcgtttggtcgtgagggcgatgcgatcgtgaaattttcaggcggatttttctcctctcctccactctaccaactgacatcacgcactctaaccagagcagattttgagaattttcacttttttgaggactcactgatcaaaaactgtaaatctcagccagacataaactacattcctgcggagacaagaaaatcactgcgttttgatggttaaatgaagtttctaggtgaacgtatggcgaagcagtggcatttggaaaaaagtggattttttgagccgatttttttcggtccccattcattttctatgggaattttttggcagttttttgcgaataattctgcgaaaaaatgacgtatttcttagaaaagtcatagcccgggattcccgatgaagccgcacgttttgatgtataatttgttttggttttctcaaagccctaggactagttagcgaccgaaaaacggcggaatgttgaagaagaaaagataaacgcagcaggagaacaatagtggctcgtggcttcgccacgagccactctcctcccattgctttgcaatggagaggagagtggctcgtgtcgaagcccgagcccctaactagacaattcccgctcgcggaaatcgtgggaggggctcgggatgtgtgcatgtccggagctgggcaggagaggggtattttttggtccgtcacaggcttttattttgaaattgtgctgtgcttttattttgaaaggcagagacaggaagatctcacctggtcaaaatttggattggagttactgtaaagcaggggtgtcaaactcagttcctggaggtccactatcctctgtgttcttgatgtttccttcttacatcataaagctcagcagaagcctgataacgagcctgatcatttgtatcaggtgtgttggaactgagtttgacacccctgctctaaaggctgtgtgaagctgagaggttgaactggtgttttcaggcccatcgaagacttttattttgaaattgtgctgtgcttttattttgaaagggaaagacaggaagatctcatctggtcaacatttggattggagttactgtaaagcaggggtgtcaaactcagttcatggaggtccactatcctctatgttttagatgtttccctcttccaacacacctgattcaaatgatcagctcatcatcaagctcagcagaagcctgataacgagcctgatgatttgaatcaggtgtgttggaactgagtttgacacccctgctgtaaaggctgtgtgaagctgagaggttgaactgattttcaggctgaaatgcagctcctgtgtaggtattgggtgtgaaggtgggtgtggcactccaatgagtctgtgtgtgtgcgtgggaccatgcctgcgcgtgtgtaagagcggttgctatggcccccatagcaacggtgcctgccacagacagcaaaaagtgcttctcaggaGCAGCGCGCAatgtctcgttctggcgctaattgtgggctaaccgtgaatggtagctgaaaactaaaatgaccgtgagcgagaggaaggctgtggctttccataaatgtaattattttccacatattgtgagaaatgaccgagttacagcgatttaaaaaacactgtccctccatgaggcagatgattcagtttacattggttcctatggagagaacggtgcgactttggtctaaactgctgcctgccatttcacttcagaaagagctaggttatcaaacttggattcatttaaaccccaggaaatttgtctacaatctgactaaatttcattcccctaccatttatggtttggtcgtgagggcgatgcgatcgggaaattttcaggcggatttttcacctctcctccactctaccaactgacatgccgcactctaaccagagcagattttgagaattttcacttttttgaggactcactgatcaaaaactgtaaatctcagcctgacataaactacattcctgcggagacaagaaaatcactgcattttgatggttaaatgaagtttctaggtgaacgtatggcgaagcagtggcgtttggaaaaaagtggattttttgagccgatttttttcactccccattcatttcctatgggacttttttcgcagttttttgcgaataattctgcgataaaatgacgaatgtcttagaaaagtcatagcacactattcccaatgaagccgcacgttttgatatataatttgttttggttttctcaaagccctgggactagttagcgaccgaaaaacggcggaaacgtgaagaataaaagataaacgcagcaggagaacaatagtggctcgtggcttcgccacgagccactctcctcccattgctttgcaatggagaggagagtggctcgtgtcgaagcccgagcccctaactagacaattcccgctggtgcggaaatcgtgggaggggctcgggatgggtgcatgtccggagcggcgtatttattctaaacgctgtgtgaagctgagaggtttaactggcattttccggtccgtcgcaggcttttattttaaaattgtgctatgcttttattttcaaaggcagagacatgaagatctcacatgctcaaaatttggattggagttactctaaaggctgtgtgaagctgagaggtttaactggcgttttccggtctgtggcaggattttattttgaaattttgctgtgcttttattttgaaaggcagagacaggaggatctcacctggtcaaaatttggattgaagtcACTCCTCaggatgtgtgaagctgagaggtttactGTGATGACcctgggtcattttgtgcagtgtTCATGTTGAGAAACTtggtctcctctcctcctcctgtgtgtgtgtgtgcgtgtgagtggGTGTGGCTGTCCAGCAGAGTCAGTAGCTGTGACTAGTTCCTGGTGCTGAGGCTGATTGGGCTGCTGGGAGGATTGCTGCCACCTGAGAGTCTGCCTGGAGGCTACAAAAACCAGCTGCTGCAACCTGCTCACTCTCTCCTGATCCGGCCACCCTCGATGAAGCAGCCTGTTGTCAgctctgtgtgttcatgtgatagTTGGAGACTGATCCTGTGGTAGGGGCAGGAAGCCCAAAGACCTGTTTGTGACTAAGTTTGTTAATTGTTTATTCGGGAAACCCCAGTTTATAGTTTGCTttataaaattagaatttttatgTTACTGGGAGTTTTAAGTtacctttgtttgttttgtttaaagaatAAACCTTTTGTGCACCTTTTGAGAATTTTTCCAGGCTGGCTTCATTGGGGGTGGCTGAGTCCAGAGCATTATCATGTTGCGTTCATGTTTCCCCTAGACTAGGGACGTAACATACCTGATGTTTTCCGGTCTGTCGCACCACTGCCAGGTGAAATGTATGCAGAGTGGGGGAAAATCGTTTCTTCTGGCCATTGAGGGATGATCTTCATTGGTATCCCTTTGAGGATGTGATGTCCCTCATTCGTCCTCCAGAGAATGTTACGTCACGTCATATGGCCATTGCAAGAGAGGTGTGGGATGCTCTGGCCAGCCACGGAATTTAAACCTGGACATCAGCTTTCTATGACATTGATCAGTTGTTCATGACTACTTTTGACatcctcattcatttttatagttGTCTGCCTACAGTACtactgtttttcatgtttgactATTGAATATTTGATCAGGTCCAGTTGTGGTCTTAGTGACATGATGTATCATTCCTACTCACTGAtcctttattgaaaatatgttcaTATCATACATTCCAGCTTGTTATAGTTACACCTATATGAAAGAGAAAGCCCCAAAACCTAATATTTGAAATATGCAAGAAATTGAATGATAGGCATTGCAGGTTAATACACAGCATAAGATGTTACGAAACAACATTCCTGTGGTCCTGAGTATTTGTCAAATTTATGTTATGATCTATAATAAGAAGTAATGGATCCATTCAACCCTGTTACTCTAATTTCAACCGTTACCAAATAATTTTTatcaaaataatcttaaatgatTTTCCCAAACTCATGAGGGTTTGACCTATTGTACTTTTAGTGGTTTGaatgatttaatttgaaatagatttgagcaaatatttgcaatttaattaaaaaaaacaagcaaatactGAAAAGTTGGGCATGCCAGAGttcaaaagttgtttaaattaatCGAGGTCAAGTCttaactgaaattaaatgaTTATCCAATGTGCATGTGGCCTTCTTTACTTAATGGTAaaggatttattaaacatttttgaaaaaaatatactttttcagGTTCCTGAGTATTCATAACAGGATTGTACTATGCATGGCGcacatcaaataaaacatttcataaaaagtgtAACTTTAATGCCTGAGCTGGCCGAATCACATTATTTGATGGCTTGCTATCTGGTTTTCTTAAatatatgacagaaaaatatgagaTTTTTCAAAGGTTAGGATGCCTAAattgtcctccaattctggaatgacccatatacaTAGAGAGAAGGACCAATGTAACAATGCAAtacaaaatactgtacatgtagTACTATTATAGCAACCAAAGAAGACACTTCagacttgaaatattttcatatactatacattttttatttacaacattcaGCCTTTTCTTTCAGCCTTCTGGAGGTCTTCTGTGTTGTCTGTGGGTGTTAAAAGATCAAAATTAACTGGGGAAATTGAAATGTGAAACAAGTGCAAATCTGTACTGCGGTTTTTACCTGAGGCATGTCCCGTCGTAGCAGGTCGTGGAAGCAGATGTGGAGCTGCAGCCGTTACCGGACCTATACAGGCCGTCGGCCGACACTGCACACTACACACCCCGCTCCCTGGACCACAGGAAGCCAAGTCCAAATTCTAAAAGGTGAACAATCAAGAGTGGCAAATTAAAATCaattagtttgacatttttcaacaattaagTAAAGTGATGTGCACGATTAGAACGAATATCTATTTAACACTTGTTCCTACCTGAGACATGCCTATGGGGAGGCTGTAGAAGACTTCCAAAAGGACTGGGCGTCCGAGAGGAGGGGACTTGTGGGAGGACGTCTGATCTCACCACTGCACCTCCTGGACCCCCTCAGGCCTGGAACTCAAAGAACAAATCAGACcaagaacaaaacacagcagaacaatgtgccACATGAAAAACGTGTGACACAACTGTAAAATCGGACAGCACAACACGCTGATGTGTCACAAAGTGAGTGTGTGACACAAAATCAGTGTTGGCTGGTGAGGCTTTAGCCAGTCAAAATGCAATAGACCGGGCTGTGATAGCTATAATACGTTTGGAGAACACctgactgaacacatttctcaggttgggaaatgtaaatgtgatcaaTCACAGTGTTCTTGTCTGTGGTAGACTCTGTGATCAATTGGTTGTAGCCTCTGGACAGAAGTGCATCTCTTATGCTTTTTTTGCCTCTCGAAAGGAGGTCTTCGTTGAAGtcaccacaaacaacaataGGGTGGTGATCCAACAGTTCCAATGTGTCCAAGAGAGCGTTGAGGTTTGGCAGAAACTTTTGCAAACCAAAATCTGGAGGTCTATACACAGTTGCTATTAGCACTTTGACTGGGACCTCAACCTTCACGACCAGACATTCGAGATCTGTGACACGTCCCATGCAGCTCGGCGCCTCCGCCATCAGAGCGCTCCTGCAGTACACGGCAACTCCACCCCCGGCCTTTGACGCCATGTCCCTGCACGTGGTGTAACACGCCTGTCTGCTGCGGTGAAACACAGTGTATCCCTCCAGATCAAAGGACGAGGATACAGAGGACCCTGACAGATGTGTCTCGGTGAGACAAAGCACATCTGCCAACCTGAGTTCGTGATGCAACTTCAGGTCCACCATGTGAGATGGAAGCCCTTGGGTGTTATGATGGACGATTGTCACCTCTGCGTCTGGTCGCTCCGTCCGGTTGAAGCGGTGCAACAGCGGAGTAACACTCTGGAAACTCGCGCTGCGCATGTCTTCCAAAGCTGTCGTAATGGCAGGGTCAGCATAGATTTTTGTCTCATCAAAATCAGTGATGGTGAGACCCTGAAGCGAAGTGGTGCGACTAAGCGCCACATACGCCATGCCTGGCTGAAACATGCGTTTCAGGCTCACGACAGCCGACGTCACCGTCATTCCCTGAACTTTGTGGGCTGTACACGCAAAGGCCAGCTTGACGGGGAACTGACGTCTCACGACTCCGCCCTTGCGACCGATGCTCTCCTCGGATCTCTCGACGTACACCAAGTCGTCCGAGGGGCCCAGAAGCTTTTTGCGGAGAGTCTGTCCTGCTGTGGTATTATCCAGTCTAAGTCCAAGAAAGCTCACGACTTTAGGGTCACGTCTGTCAGGCAGAATGGTGGAGATGGTCCCAAAGGTTCCATTGACAAGGCCATCCTCCACGTTGAGATTCCTGATCAGCATAACTCTTGCTCCTTCAGCTGCCATTATGCTGTCAGGCAAATCTCTCTTGGTGCCTTTGATGTTGGGCACAGGCACCTTCCTGCCGGTAGCGACATCCTTCCTGTAGTCCTCGGCCGCTATTTTGACGTCCCCTTTAAGCAGGGAGGCCACGGTGGCTGCGTTGTGACCATCTACCTGCTTGTTGGTGGCAAAGACGTGCAGCGTTCCTGGCGGGCAATCTTTGCCGTCAGAGACGGCTCTCGTGAGCAAGCCTCTGTCCGCAGCGCACAGAGGATCTTGCTTGCGCTTGACACGCAGTCGATTGAGGAGTTCGGCGAACGCTCGGTCATCCTTCTGGCGCATGATCTCAGTGAGGTTGACCATGGTGAAGCGCTCTCTCCAGAGATCGAACTCTGTCTCCTCGTAGACACAGAGCGGCTTGGCCCTGCCCAGCGGCGGCAGCTGGTAAAAGTCGCCGACTGCAAGAACGGAAATGCCGCCAAAAGGTCTTCGGTTTCCTTTGAGCTGCTGGAATCGCCAGTTGACGTAGGCAAACAGCTTCTTGGAAACCATGGAAATCTCATCGATGATGAGAATTTCCACCGAAGACAAAGTTGCTCTAAGTTCATCAAGTGCATTGCCCAGGCCCTGGTACGGCGGTTCCAGGGACCTGGGAAGCTTAAGGACAGAGTGCAACGTTTTGCCCGCGATGTTAAAGGCTGCCGTGCCCGTGAAGGCAGTCAGAAGGACAGTGGGCTGGGACATGTCAGCTGCGTCCCGGAATCTCGGGAGCTGCCGCAGAATCCTCGTTGCTTCCTCATGAATGCACTTGATGACGTGGGACTTACCGCAACCAGCTCCACCAGAGACAAAGTAGTGGAACGGTTCTGGATCTTGGCCCCACACACGCCGAAGGCACCACTGGCGCACAGCGTAGAAGACGCATGCCTGGGTCTCGTTCAGACTCTGAAACATCTTGCGGACAAAGTCTGGACTTAACCGAGGCGCCTCGATTCGGGGAAGGGGTTCACCGACATTCAGGTCTTCAAAGTCGGGCACGGCGTCTTCGTCCTGCTCCTCTGGGATCTTTTCACGGAGCTCAAGACACTCCTGCCGTTCCGCCTCAACCTCGGGTGCGAACGTGTTCCAAGCGTTGAGGACCGGACCGAACTGGACGTTCTGGAGTGCCTTATCCATGCCTGCGCCTCGTCCCTCGAATCGCTTCCTGTTGTGCTCAACGATGTCCTTGACGTCGTGTCGGGATTTGTAGAACTCTTCGTACGAGGTGCGACCCCCGTCGTTGAGTTCGTCGTCAGATCGGTGGGGGAGGTACAGCTTTAGCAgtcgtctgaaatgtttttctggCGCCTTGGTCTCAGAGAAGCGCGCATATCGAATGACTGCTGGTTTTCCGGCTGTCCTCTTGGCAATATGTCCTTTGTCACACAAAAGGGCAATGGCACTGGGGCCCTGTGCTTGTTCGCCGTAGACTACCCGATAGTCTGATGCAAATTCGGCCAGGCACATGCCCTGAAACTCAGGAGTCTTTGGTCTGAACAGGTACTTCTCAGGTACCCCCAACATCCAGACCTCTTCAGACTCAGGTGCCATGTCCTTCAGGCGACTCATAGGAAGACTCATCTTCATGGCTTCCTCGTCCGTCGAGAGGAAAATCACAGACCGCGAGCACTTTTTCAGGGGCAAGCTGCATGTGCGAGCCACTGCCTCCTGGGCGCTGACCTCTCGGTGCTTCGCATAGGCCTGCATGATCTTTCTCATTTCCTCACATTGGTTGAAGGCAGACTCTCTGCTGGTCTTCACGACCGAGTTCAGGAACTCGGTCATCTCGTGCTCCGGCTTGGTGATGTACGACATCATGTACATGGCACAGCAGTACTCGTCCAGGACGTACTGGATGTCCATGTTTGCGTTCCAAGCGCGGAGAAGGTCTGGGTTATAGGCGTTAACCCAACATTCGTTCGGCTGCCGCTTCAGCATGACCACGCTCCCGCTTGT
This genomic interval from Acanthochromis polyacanthus isolate Apoly-LR-REF ecotype Palm Island chromosome 2, KAUST_Apoly_ChrSc, whole genome shotgun sequence contains the following:
- the LOC127532496 gene encoding uncharacterized protein LOC127532496, yielding MEDGQDQEEVMKERREQIRRQQREAKEKLRHLRELLMDPKASFESLSDLLRRCDLEHDAYMKCAENLTSGSVVMLKRQPNECWVNAYNPDLLRAWNANMDIQYVLDEYCCAMYMMSYITKPEHEMTEFLNSVVKTSRESAFNQCEEMRKIMQAYAKHREVSAQEAVARTCSLPLKKCSRSVIFLSTDEEAMKMSLPMSRLKDMAPESEEVWMLGVPEKYLFRPKTPEFQGMCLAEFASDYRVVYGEQAQGPSAIALLCDKGHIAKRTAGKPAVIRYARFSETKAPEKHFRRLLKLYLPHRSDDELNDGGRTSYEEFYKSRHDVKDIVEHNRKRFEGRGAGMDKALQNVQFGPVLNAWNTFAPEVEAERQECLELREKIPEEQDEDAVPDFEDLNVGEPLPRIEAPRLSPDFVRKMFQSLNETQACVFYAVRQWCLRRVWGQDPEPFHYFVSGGAGCGKSHVIKCIHEEATRILRQLPRFRDAADMSQPTVLLTAFTGTAAFNIAGKTLHSVLKLPRSLEPPYQGLGNALDELRATLSSVEILIIDEISMVSKKLFAYVNWRFQQLKGNRRPFGGISVLAVGDFYQLPPLGRAKPLCVYEETEFDLWRERFTMVNLTEIMRQKDDRAFAELLNRLRVKRKQDPLCAADRGLLTRAVSDGKDCPPGTLHVFATNKQVDGHNAATVASLLKGDVKIAAEDYRKDVATGRKVPVPNIKGTKRDLPDSIMAAEGARVMLIRNLNVEDGLVNGTFGTISTILPDRRDPKVVSFLGLRLDNTTAGQTLRKKLLGPSDDLVYVERSEESIGRKGGVVRRQFPVKLAFACTAHKVQGMTVTSAVVSLKRMFQPGMAYVALSRTTSLQGLTITDFDETKIYADPAITTALEDMRSASFQSVTPLLHRFNRTERPDAEVTIVHHNTQGLPSHMVDLKLHHELRLADVLCLTETHLSGSSVSSSFDLEGYTVFHRSRQACYTTCRDMASKAGGGVAVYCRSALMAEAPSCMGRVTDLECLVVKVEVPVKVLIATVYRPPDFGLQKFLPNLNALLDTLELLDHHPIVVCGDFNEDLLSRGKKSIRDALLSRGYNQLITESTTDKNTVIDHIYISQPEKCVQSGVLQTYYSYHSPVYCILTG